The genomic stretch AAAAAAAACACCCCCCCCCATTGTGCAATTCATCCCCAACCTAGAAGAGGTTGGGGTATTCTTGCAATATTATGATAAAAAAGTTATTAAAAAAAGAGAAAAATCAATATTTGATTTTATCGCCCAGACGTGAGATGTCAAACACTGCCGTATCTGCAATGGACATTACCGCAATAACACCAGCCTGAATCGGATCAGTAATTATTAAATCCGCATACTGAGTGACGCTTCCGGGCATGTTAAGACAGATTACAACCAGGTCGTTTTCCTGCTTGACCTTTTTGACGGCTTCGGTAATTGCTCCCCCCATAAGGGAACCTGCAAGAACCAGCGCGCTTACACGAGGCAGCCTTGAAATGGCATCAACGGCTTCTGCAAGATTTCTTTCGCCGACTAAAGGAATGGTATCGATACTGATACGCTCACCTCGTATGTTGTGCCTGTCCGCTTCGGTGATTGCCCCCAATGCGACCTGGGAAACCTGGGCTCCGCCTCCGACAATGATGATACGCTTTCCGTAAATGTCTGACTGTGAGCCGTGAAGCTCAACTGACTTCACTTCGGAAATAGCCTTCAAATCAGCCATTAATGAATCGATATCATCGACATGCTCAAGCTCCAGATTGATTATGCCCGTATTGTCCTTTTCGACGTAAAGGTGAGTGTATGAGATATTCGTGCCGTGATTAGTTGTAACGTCAGTAATATCCTTTAATACTCCCTTTCTTTCAGCGGATTTTATAGTTATGCTATAATCAGTCATTTTCTGGCCTAACTTTATCTAATTCGGCGTGTGCCTTTTTCCACATGCGCAAATAATTATCGTCACGAGTGACTGGAATAACGTCAAGGCCCAGTTCACGATGCTCCCTAATCCATTCCTCATGGAAAACCGGTATTTCCACTTTAATCGGTTCAGAGGTTTTATTTACGACTATGAGATTCCTGTAAGGAAAATCCCATTCAACAATATAGCCTCCAAGACTTACCATGTGATATGGTCTCATAACAAATTTCATAATAATCACCTCTTTATAATAATCCAAGAACTATAGCCAATATTCCAAGCAATGTGGCTCCTAAAATTGACGGCAATAGCTGCCTGTTTGTAAATACCGGAGTAAAGGCTGAAAATATTCCCATCATGAACACGAACACCAGAACAACAAAGATATTAATCAATATCGTTGGAGACAATACCGTTGGCGGAATTCCGATGAAGAGAACTGAGAATAATACTCCCAGAGTTAACATCATGAATCCTCTTGTAATGAATACAATTGAACGGTATTTTGATGCGTATTCCATGTACGGTCCTTCAATAACGTCACATTTCGCTTTTATGATTGAAAACGGATATTCATTCAGTAAAATCATGTAGCCGATGAAAAATACTATTGCGGCTATCGCACCGGAAACAGTGAAGAGAAACGGTCCGTGAACCTGCTGGTATGCAACAATGTCCTGAAGGAAAATGCTTCTTGCCTGAGTTACCGGAGCGAACAGTGCCAGATAGAACGGGAATGAACCGTAGGTAATCATTCTAAGTGATCTTCTTGCACTGATGTCTTCAATGAATGAACGGGTAGTGTTCCGATGAGCTGCACCCTTAACCCTGTCGGGGAATGGCATCCTTACTGACATTACTGATTTTGACAGCGCACCCATCAGCACATAACAAATTTCTTCAACTTTCAAAAGCCCTACAACTGCAACGAGACTTGCCAGAGCAGGAATTGCAAACGCATAAGGAGTAATTGCAATCAGCAGGAACAATACCACAAGGAAACACAGTATCGGCAGAATCTTGTATAACGCAGGAACCGGTGAAGAAGGTTCGACGTTTTCCTTATAGAGGAACTTAATCGGCGCCATGATTCCCGGACTCGTTACCGGAGGCCCTATCCTTTGCTGAATCCTTGCGTGAATATATTTTCTTTCAATTCCCGGCAATAATGTAGAAATCACAAAGCATACAATGACAGTAGCTATGACTGCCAAAATTGAATAGATTACAGTAGTTTCAAACATTATTCTATCTCCTTATTATTTCTATTGCCCTGTCAGTACACGTAAAGCACGGGTCACACTGAACGATGCTCAACTGCGCATCAGTAATGTGATCGCCTATACATGCGTACTGCATTGCACCAATGTTTGCCATTGATGGGGTTCTTATAATGCAATGCCTTATTCTTCCGCTTTCCAATGCATATGAATGATAAAGAGTTCCCCTTGGAACTTCAATATAACTTTCAATCAAATCTGTATCGAACATTTCCCAGTCCCTGTTTACAACCTTGCCTTCAGGGATGTTTGCAACCGCCTGACGGATGATTTTTATTGATTCGAAAGATTCTAAAACCCTCATCAGCAGGTTTGACTTAACGTCACCATCAGGTTGCGTGACAACATTAAAGTCAAAGTCATCGTATTCGTACATATTGGTTCTCAAGTCCCTTGCAACGCCCGTTGCCCTTAATGTAGGGCCTGTAACGGCCAGTTTGATAGCCTGTTTTGTAGGCAATACACCAACACCAGTGATTCTTGATATCAGTATTGAATCGGCCAAAAACCTTTCGGCAAATCCTGTGAGGCCTTCCTCGAGTTTGTCCATGTCATCCTTGAGTCTCTGCAGCTTGGCTTCGTTCAAATCGCATCTTGGCCTTACTCCGCCGATAATAGGACATCCGTACTGGACCCTGTTTCCTCCAATCATTGCGAGAAGCTCCATTACGATTTCCCTTAAGTAGAATACCCTCATGGAAAAGGTTTCGTGAGCTACCGTTTCGCATCCGTGAGCCAGATAAAGGAAATGTGAGTGCAGCCTTTCAAGCTCTCCCATTATGACCCTGATATAGGTTGCCCTTTCGGGAAGTTCGATGTCAAGGCCTATCTCGGCGGTTCTGCATGAATTCCATACGTGTGAATTTGAGCAGATCCCGCAGATCTTTTCGGTAAGGGCGTTTCCCTTTTCAACAGGTAGCCCTTCCATTATCCTTTCGATACCTCTGTGATTAACCCCTATGGTTATTTCGGCTTCCTGGACGATTTCGTCTTCTACAAAAAGCCTTACCCTATAGGGTTCCAATGCGGCCGGGTGAACCGTACCCAATGGAATTTCAGTTTCTATAATATTGCTTCTTGGTACTTTTTCCTCCATTTAACTCACCTAATCCGCATCCAATAATATCGGTAACAATGATACCACTCCGGCTAAAACGTCTTGAGGCCTTACTGCACATCCTGGGATTTTTGCAGTGACAGGTATGACGTTTTCAACCGGCCCTTCAATTTCCTCCGATGGAATGTCTCCATGGATGTTCTTGTACACGCCGCCCATAAGCGCACAGCTTCCGGCGGCAACAACCAGTTTCGGTTCTGGAATGGCTTCATAAATGGCTTCCAGAGGTTTCCTGTTCAAGTGGGTGACCGGTCCCGTTACAACCAGAACGTCGGCTTCACGAGGATTCCAGGTCAGGAAAACCTTATACTGCTCAATATCAAATCTCGGAGACAATACTGAATTTACAATTTCAATATCGCAGCCATTGCATCCGCCCGTATAAACCAGCATGATATGAATTGCTCTTGCTCTTGAAAAAGATTTAATACTCATTTATTCACCATCCTCTCTATTTTTAATTACTGTCTTGTCTGAAAGATAAGCAGAAATAACTTTAAGTTTGTCTTCTGAAATTTTAAACGGCTGTGCCATCAGTTCGCTGACGTTG from Methanobrevibacter millerae encodes the following:
- a CDS encoding DUF5612 domain-containing protein yields the protein MTDYSITIKSAERKGVLKDITDVTTNHGTNISYTHLYVEKDNTGIINLELEHVDDIDSLMADLKAISEVKSVELHGSQSDIYGKRIIIVGGGAQVSQVALGAITEADRHNIRGERISIDTIPLVGERNLAEAVDAISRLPRVSALVLAGSLMGGAITEAVKKVKQENDLVVICLNMPGSVTQYADLIITDPIQAGVIAVMSIADTAVFDISRLGDKIKY
- a CDS encoding energy-converting hydrogenase B subunit P, coding for MKFVMRPYHMVSLGGYIVEWDFPYRNLIVVNKTSEPIKVEIPVFHEEWIREHRELGLDVIPVTRDDNYLRMWKKAHAELDKVRPEND
- a CDS encoding respiratory chain complex I subunit 1 family protein → MFETTVIYSILAVIATVIVCFVISTLLPGIERKYIHARIQQRIGPPVTSPGIMAPIKFLYKENVEPSSPVPALYKILPILCFLVVLFLLIAITPYAFAIPALASLVAVVGLLKVEEICYVLMGALSKSVMSVRMPFPDRVKGAAHRNTTRSFIEDISARRSLRMITYGSFPFYLALFAPVTQARSIFLQDIVAYQQVHGPFLFTVSGAIAAIVFFIGYMILLNEYPFSIIKAKCDVIEGPYMEYASKYRSIVFITRGFMMLTLGVLFSVLFIGIPPTVLSPTILINIFVVLVFVFMMGIFSAFTPVFTNRQLLPSILGATLLGILAIVLGLL
- a CDS encoding hydrogenase large subunit, coding for MEEKVPRSNIIETEIPLGTVHPAALEPYRVRLFVEDEIVQEAEITIGVNHRGIERIMEGLPVEKGNALTEKICGICSNSHVWNSCRTAEIGLDIELPERATYIRVIMGELERLHSHFLYLAHGCETVAHETFSMRVFYLREIVMELLAMIGGNRVQYGCPIIGGVRPRCDLNEAKLQRLKDDMDKLEEGLTGFAERFLADSILISRITGVGVLPTKQAIKLAVTGPTLRATGVARDLRTNMYEYDDFDFNVVTQPDGDVKSNLLMRVLESFESIKIIRQAVANIPEGKVVNRDWEMFDTDLIESYIEVPRGTLYHSYALESGRIRHCIIRTPSMANIGAMQYACIGDHITDAQLSIVQCDPCFTCTDRAIEIIRR
- a CDS encoding NADH-quinone oxidoreductase subunit B family protein encodes the protein MSIKSFSRARAIHIMLVYTGGCNGCDIEIVNSVLSPRFDIEQYKVFLTWNPREADVLVVTGPVTHLNRKPLEAIYEAIPEPKLVVAAGSCALMGGVYKNIHGDIPSEEIEGPVENVIPVTAKIPGCAVRPQDVLAGVVSLLPILLDAD